Proteins encoded in a region of the Ralstonia pseudosolanacearum genome:
- the drmD gene encoding DISARM system SNF2-like helicase DrmD, translating to MELSNVQNGQAYRARPEPGQLVEVRRRQWVVAEVASSKLTSTSAQQNAVTLSSIDEDGLGEELEVIWEIEPGAQIIERAGLPSITGQDNSDTLEAFLDAVRWGAATNADRGFLQAPFRSGVSIEDFQLDPLVRAIDMARVNLLIADDVGLGKTIEAGLVIQEMLLRHRVRTVLIVCPASLQEKWRVEMLEKFGLEFQIVDTGYIKQLRRERGIHANPWSSHPRLITSMDWVKTGEGLRTMRDVLPLHPGYPRKFDLLVVDEAHNIAPAAGANYALESQRTRFIRSISPHFQHRLFLTATPHNGYTESFTSLLELLDDQRFARNILPDERQLSQVMIRRLKSDLVDADGKPLYAQRKLEALPAAYTTRERAIHAKLDQYCKSREQDAEKVGNSFGTSFVNQLLKKRLFSSPAAFASTLEKHIVSLAHGRQRKDKDALGDRILRKAIVRVDEDYANDHEVESAQSEAVEEASRRAQPLTPDQQQMLNELRQWAQTAKNQIDAKAKAVLDWLDANLKTNGQWNERRVILFTEYRTTHQWMHEILASHGLGGERLAVLHGSMAQDEREEVKAAFQTSPKDSAVRILLATDAASEGIDLQNHCNCLIHLEIPYNPNVMEQRNGRIDRHGQRQKEVLIWHPVDGGENGMDSIGGHGDDIIRALRKLESMRADMGSVNPVIAPQMSGLIDGSLKDLDTRLAEAKIAKARRFVRAERELKERVAKLHERLLSTQHDFHLTPEHILMAVKTGLELAGRATLEPVDLPGAPAGTVFKMPALSGSWARCLEGLRHPHTQQIRPITFDHAVATGRDDVVLVHLNHRLVQMCLRLLRAEVWARDDVKKLNRVTVRSVPDTLIDGPAVVVISRLVITGGNHHRLHEELTVAGGYLGDKSFRREEGVNKVQQWLDQAKPVIATDSMFDAIHVRFDRAQNAILQSVDARSKDRLKFLTNTLQSRKQQEVADIGSVLDELEKAIQNELKKDQQPEQLSLFTEDERTQLRRDTAALEARLARIPAERELEAQAIETRYAELSDRTFPVAVIFLVPEGSTR from the coding sequence ATGGAACTTTCGAACGTACAGAATGGCCAGGCCTACCGCGCCCGCCCAGAGCCGGGGCAGTTAGTCGAGGTCAGGCGACGTCAGTGGGTCGTTGCCGAAGTCGCCTCATCCAAGCTGACATCAACGTCTGCACAACAGAATGCGGTGACCCTGTCATCCATTGATGAGGATGGTCTGGGCGAGGAACTTGAGGTCATCTGGGAGATCGAGCCGGGCGCACAAATCATTGAGCGTGCTGGCCTGCCTTCCATCACTGGTCAGGATAATTCCGACACCCTTGAAGCCTTTCTTGATGCGGTTCGCTGGGGTGCCGCCACCAATGCCGACAGAGGCTTTCTGCAAGCGCCGTTTCGAAGTGGCGTCAGCATTGAGGATTTCCAGCTTGACCCATTGGTTCGCGCCATCGACATGGCCCGTGTCAACCTGCTCATCGCCGACGACGTCGGCTTGGGCAAGACCATTGAGGCCGGTCTCGTCATCCAAGAGATGTTGCTGCGACACCGTGTCCGCACAGTCCTGATCGTTTGTCCCGCGTCGCTTCAAGAAAAGTGGCGCGTGGAGATGCTTGAAAAATTCGGACTTGAATTCCAAATCGTCGACACCGGCTACATCAAACAGCTGCGCCGAGAACGCGGCATCCACGCAAATCCGTGGAGTTCACATCCACGTCTGATCACATCGATGGACTGGGTCAAGACTGGTGAAGGCCTGCGCACCATGCGCGACGTCCTGCCCCTGCATCCCGGCTATCCACGCAAGTTTGATCTACTGGTCGTCGACGAGGCGCACAACATCGCACCGGCCGCCGGAGCCAACTACGCGCTGGAGAGTCAGCGGACCCGCTTTATCCGTTCGATCAGCCCCCACTTCCAGCATAGGCTGTTTCTGACGGCGACGCCGCATAACGGCTATACAGAGTCCTTCACCTCACTGCTCGAACTGCTGGATGACCAGCGTTTCGCCAGGAACATCCTTCCGGACGAGAGGCAGCTGAGTCAGGTGATGATTCGCCGACTTAAGAGCGATCTGGTCGACGCCGACGGCAAGCCACTCTACGCCCAGCGTAAGCTCGAAGCCTTGCCGGCCGCATACACGACCCGAGAGCGTGCCATCCATGCGAAACTAGATCAATACTGCAAGAGCCGAGAACAAGATGCCGAGAAGGTCGGCAACTCGTTCGGGACTTCTTTCGTCAATCAGCTACTCAAGAAGCGGCTCTTTTCCTCTCCGGCCGCCTTCGCATCCACGCTTGAGAAGCACATCGTCAGCCTTGCTCATGGACGCCAGCGCAAAGACAAAGACGCTTTGGGCGACCGCATCCTGCGAAAAGCCATTGTCCGTGTCGATGAGGACTACGCGAACGACCACGAGGTAGAAAGCGCACAGTCCGAGGCCGTCGAAGAAGCCTCGCGTCGCGCCCAACCGCTCACGCCCGATCAGCAGCAGATGCTGAACGAACTTCGCCAATGGGCGCAGACGGCCAAGAACCAGATTGATGCCAAAGCCAAGGCGGTCCTCGATTGGCTTGATGCAAATCTGAAAACGAATGGTCAGTGGAACGAACGTCGGGTGATCCTGTTCACCGAATACCGCACTACCCACCAGTGGATGCACGAGATCCTTGCCAGCCATGGGCTTGGCGGAGAGCGTCTTGCCGTCCTGCATGGCAGCATGGCGCAGGATGAGCGCGAAGAAGTCAAAGCGGCTTTCCAGACCTCGCCCAAGGATTCAGCAGTACGCATCCTGCTGGCCACTGATGCCGCCTCCGAAGGTATCGACCTACAGAACCACTGTAACTGCCTAATCCATCTGGAGATTCCCTACAACCCCAATGTGATGGAGCAGCGCAATGGTCGTATCGACCGGCACGGACAACGCCAGAAGGAAGTCCTGATCTGGCACCCTGTCGATGGTGGTGAAAACGGCATGGACAGCATCGGTGGCCATGGCGACGACATCATCCGGGCACTGCGCAAACTCGAATCAATGCGAGCGGACATGGGTAGTGTCAACCCGGTCATCGCGCCACAGATGTCGGGGTTAATCGACGGTTCGTTGAAGGACCTCGACACTCGCCTTGCCGAAGCCAAGATCGCCAAGGCAAGACGTTTCGTGCGCGCCGAACGCGAACTGAAAGAACGAGTTGCCAAGCTGCACGAACGACTCCTGTCCACCCAGCATGATTTTCATCTCACGCCAGAGCACATCCTCATGGCGGTCAAGACGGGCCTTGAGCTGGCAGGTCGCGCGACGCTGGAACCAGTCGACCTGCCTGGCGCTCCGGCTGGCACTGTATTCAAGATGCCTGCACTTTCGGGCTCATGGGCGCGCTGCCTGGAAGGCTTGCGCCACCCCCACACCCAGCAGATTCGCCCCATCACCTTCGACCACGCCGTCGCAACCGGACGTGACGACGTGGTGCTTGTTCACCTCAATCACCGCTTGGTACAGATGTGCCTGAGGTTGCTCCGTGCCGAGGTCTGGGCTCGAGACGATGTGAAGAAGTTGAATCGCGTCACGGTGCGTTCGGTGCCAGACACCCTGATCGACGGCCCCGCCGTGGTCGTCATCTCGCGGCTGGTCATCACTGGGGGCAATCACCATCGCCTCCATGAAGAACTGACGGTCGCCGGAGGTTATCTCGGAGACAAATCCTTCCGTCGGGAAGAAGGCGTCAACAAGGTCCAGCAATGGCTGGATCAGGCCAAGCCAGTGATTGCTACAGATTCGATGTTTGATGCAATCCATGTGCGCTTCGACCGCGCCCAGAACGCCATCCTGCAGTCAGTCGACGCCCGATCGAAAGACCGACTCAAGTTCCTGACCAACACCCTTCAATCTCGCAAACAGCAGGAAGTGGCTGACATCGGTTCCGTGCTTGATGAGCTCGAGAAAGCTATCCAGAACGAACTGAAGAAGGACCAGCAACCGGAACAGCTATCCCTTTTCACCGAAGACGAGCGCACTCAGCTGCGGCGCGACACGGCTGCTTTGGAAGCTCGCCTTGCCCGCATCCCTGCCGAGCGTGAACTGGAGGCTCAAGCCATTGAAACTCGTTATGCCGAACTCAGTGACCGCACCTTCCCGGTCGCCGTGATCTTCCTCGTCCCGGAGGGCAGCACGAGATGA
- a CDS encoding DUF2075 domain-containing protein — translation MSADEAMLLGELTDSVASTGIQSTRTTQIETWKSQITILKRCAHELIERHEAAKDWHFVLEYELPRRQKRPDAVLLSEDVIMVVEFKVGSPSHDASARWQVEEYCLNLRDFHGGSVGRAIVPVLCSTAAPSVTGSKSPISNSGVAPIRLANASDLTEVLLSAYSAQHDPDRSPIDTDAWIDSPYRPTLSVVEAAERLYENHDVREISHSYASNLDATTDLLAEVIREARTLNRRYVCFVTGVPGAGKTLTGLNVVHDPSLRAESGPSGIFLSGNGPLVKVVREALVLSQQRAGRRRQDSAHEVSTFIQNVHQFLRYHRENPTALPHEHVVVFDEAQRAWDREQMQRKQGVETSEAAELFEVMDRLDGWAVIIALVGGGQEIFLGEAGLEEWGRAVASRHHWRVVASPEVVSGGASVSGHRLFGDGVPQGIEFRPEPLAHLSVGVRSFRAQRLAEWVDAVLTLDAERARSLLPDHREFPFHFTRSLDVAKAWLRARSEPENGQRAGLIATSEDQRLRAYGLERSSAFRLDYSFEKWFLMPPADVRSSHALEVAASEFECQGLELDWVGLCWGGDLTPSNPGSWEYRKFRGSVWQQVRGDAERIYVRNRYRVLLTRARLGMVIWIPPGNADDPTLDPVRFDRTAQLLQEAGVPELQQEFEGAHP, via the coding sequence GTGAGCGCAGATGAAGCCATGCTGCTTGGCGAGCTCACGGACTCGGTTGCTTCGACAGGCATCCAGAGCACACGCACGACTCAGATCGAGACCTGGAAGTCCCAGATAACAATTCTGAAACGTTGCGCTCACGAACTGATTGAACGACACGAGGCAGCCAAGGATTGGCATTTCGTCCTGGAGTACGAGCTACCACGCCGACAGAAGCGCCCCGATGCAGTGTTGCTCTCCGAGGACGTGATCATGGTGGTCGAGTTCAAGGTCGGTTCTCCATCTCACGATGCCTCGGCCCGCTGGCAAGTAGAAGAGTATTGCTTGAACCTTCGTGACTTCCACGGCGGTAGTGTCGGGCGCGCGATCGTGCCGGTGCTTTGTTCCACAGCCGCTCCAAGTGTCACGGGTTCAAAGAGCCCGATTTCGAATTCAGGTGTTGCACCGATACGGCTCGCGAATGCCAGCGACCTGACCGAAGTGCTGTTGTCGGCCTACTCTGCGCAGCACGATCCTGACCGGTCGCCCATCGATACCGATGCCTGGATCGACTCGCCGTATCGCCCCACGCTGTCGGTCGTCGAAGCGGCCGAACGCCTCTACGAAAACCATGACGTTCGAGAGATCAGCCACAGCTACGCCAGCAACCTGGACGCCACGACGGACCTGCTAGCGGAAGTGATCAGAGAGGCGCGGACGTTGAACCGACGTTACGTGTGCTTCGTCACCGGTGTGCCGGGGGCAGGAAAGACATTGACCGGGCTCAACGTCGTTCACGATCCTTCTCTGCGCGCCGAGAGCGGCCCTTCTGGCATCTTTTTGTCCGGCAACGGCCCACTCGTCAAGGTCGTGCGCGAAGCCTTGGTGTTGAGTCAACAGCGCGCCGGACGTCGGCGCCAAGATAGTGCCCACGAGGTCTCGACCTTCATCCAGAACGTTCACCAGTTCCTGCGCTACCACCGTGAAAACCCCACCGCACTGCCGCACGAGCATGTCGTCGTCTTCGATGAAGCACAGCGCGCATGGGACCGTGAGCAGATGCAGCGCAAGCAAGGTGTGGAGACTTCGGAGGCCGCTGAACTCTTCGAGGTGATGGATCGTCTGGACGGATGGGCCGTGATCATCGCCCTAGTCGGCGGCGGGCAAGAGATCTTTCTCGGTGAGGCGGGACTAGAGGAATGGGGGCGTGCCGTCGCTTCTCGCCACCATTGGCGAGTCGTCGCCTCTCCCGAGGTTGTATCCGGTGGTGCCAGCGTATCCGGGCACCGCTTGTTTGGCGATGGCGTTCCTCAAGGCATCGAATTTCGGCCAGAGCCCTTGGCGCACTTGAGCGTTGGGGTGCGGAGTTTTCGGGCTCAACGGCTGGCGGAATGGGTCGATGCCGTGCTCACCCTTGATGCCGAGCGAGCACGGTCGCTTTTACCCGATCACCGCGAGTTCCCATTCCATTTCACTCGTAGTCTCGACGTCGCCAAGGCGTGGTTGCGGGCCAGGAGCGAACCGGAAAACGGGCAACGCGCGGGTTTGATCGCCACGTCAGAGGATCAACGCCTACGGGCCTATGGCCTCGAACGTTCCAGCGCCTTCCGGCTGGATTACTCGTTCGAAAAGTGGTTCTTGATGCCGCCCGCGGATGTCCGATCGAGCCACGCACTTGAGGTGGCAGCGTCAGAGTTCGAATGCCAAGGGCTCGAGCTCGACTGGGTGGGGTTGTGCTGGGGCGGAGACCTGACGCCCTCCAACCCAGGCAGCTGGGAGTACCGAAAGTTTCGCGGCAGCGTGTGGCAACAGGTGCGTGGCGATGCCGAGCGAATCTATGTACGCAATCGTTATCGCGTTCTGCTCACCCGCGCGCGTCTCGGTATGGTCATCTGGATTCCGCCTGGCAACGCAGACGACCCGACCCTCGACCCGGTCAGATTCGACCGCACCGCACAACTGCTGCAGGAGGCTGGCGTTCCAGAGCTTCAACAAGAATTCGAAGGAGCTCACCCATGA